From Triticum urartu cultivar G1812 chromosome 2, Tu2.1, whole genome shotgun sequence, a single genomic window includes:
- the LOC125536755 gene encoding uncharacterized protein LOC125536755, which produces MEATCILGVVKDVREKCNVEITRDHVLSRCKTFDKHCSTISKLLARSEFGWDRNKKMIVIHNEDAWKTYIQKNKAAACYKNKVIKNWDAISLIFSRDYATSEDESAGAENAQEMALKGAEDVRELIQNSPSASEPSSQDQGGTPTSMQPTLQSTRRKRFRTDDALFCMSGNIKNSFQISTKPNEPREEPANASPKEIFAALQEIPNLGRGDLLRAYCILTSSDRKFESLVALPMDMRKDWLMLEIGRN; this is translated from the exons ATGGAAGCCACATGCATACTCGGCGTTGTGAAAGATGTGCGTGAGAAGTGCAATGTGGAGATCACAAGGGATCACGTGCTGTCGAGATGCAAGACCTTTGACAAGCATTGCAGTACCATCAGCAAGTTGCTCGCCCGTTCTGAGTTTGGATGGGATCGAAACAAGAAAATGATCGTGATTCACAATGAGGATGCTTGGAAAACGTACATTCAG AAAAACAAAGCAGCTGCGTGCTACAAAAACAAAGTTATCAAGAATTGGGATGCGATAAGTCTAATATTCTCCAGAGATTATGCTACAAGCGAAGATGAGAGTGCAGGCGCTGAGAATGCCCAAGAAATGGCGTTGAAGGGTGCTGAAGATGTCCGGGAGCTTATTCAAAATTCACCTTCAGCATCTGAACCTAGCAGTCAAGACCAGGGTGGAACGCCGACATCAATGCAACCCACTCTACAGAGCACGAGGAGGAAGAGGTTCAGAACAGATGATGCACTCTTTTGCATGTCTGGGAATATCAAGAATTCATTTCAGATATCTACGAAGCCAAATGAACCTCGAGAGGAACCAGCGAATGCATCTCCGAAGGAAATCTTTGCGGCACTTCAAGAGATACCAAACTTAGGACGGGGTGATCTGCTGAGGGCCTACTGTATTCTCACTAGCAGCGACCGCAAGTTTGAATCCCTTGTGGCACTTCCCATGGATATGAGGAAGGATTGGTTGATGTTGGAAATTGGCAGGAATTGA